In a single window of the Eshraghiella crossota genome:
- a CDS encoding Cof-type HAD-IIB family hydrolase — MGKKALFFDIDGTIWDFHNRICESTVEAMKKLHDNGHLTFICSGRSRAYIRNEVLLALGFDGIISGCGTMIEYDNKQVFYKKLDDEFVRYTIDGVRKYGFRPILEGREYLYMDDEDFAGDLYGNKLKKELGSRLIPIKGQKEYDIAKLSCAVTGNNVDKCEEEFGKYFEFILHNEHVVEMVPKGFSKGTGILKVCEMLGIDINDTYAFGDSNNDISMLKTVGHAIVMGNGTEEAKKEADYITTTVMEDGIWNACRYFNLI, encoded by the coding sequence ATGGGAAAAAAAGCATTATTTTTTGATATAGACGGAACTATATGGGATTTTCATAACAGAATCTGTGAAAGTACAGTGGAAGCAATGAAAAAATTACATGACAACGGACATCTGACTTTTATATGCAGCGGGCGCAGCAGGGCATATATCAGGAATGAAGTTCTCCTTGCACTTGGTTTTGACGGAATAATATCAGGGTGCGGTACAATGATAGAATATGATAACAAACAGGTATTCTATAAAAAACTGGATGACGAATTTGTAAGATATACAATAGACGGAGTCAGAAAATATGGTTTCAGGCCTATACTTGAAGGAAGAGAATATCTGTATATGGATGATGAGGATTTTGCCGGTGATTTGTACGGCAACAAATTAAAAAAAGAACTGGGCAGCCGCCTTATTCCTATAAAGGGGCAGAAAGAATATGATATTGCAAAACTTTCCTGTGCAGTTACAGGTAACAATGTAGATAAATGCGAGGAAGAATTCGGAAAGTATTTTGAATTTATTCTCCATAATGAACACGTTGTTGAAATGGTTCCAAAGGGATTCAGCAAAGGAACCGGCATATTAAAAGTGTGTGAAATGCTTGGAATAGATATAAACGATACTTATGCTTTTGGTGACAGCAACAATGATATTTCAATGCTTAAAACAGTGGGACATGCCATAGTAATGGGCAATGGAACAGAAGAAGCAAAAAAGGAAGCAGACTATATCACAACCACAGTTATGGAGGATGGAATATGGAATGCATGCAGATATTTTAACCTGATTTGA
- a CDS encoding amino acid ABC transporter permease: protein MGNFSLKFDKFWETFIKYNGYVKVLEGLKNTLTIAVLGLIIGIVIGTLIATARVIPQYKVLPRILNKICSFYVALFRGTPIVVQLLVFYYVLLPLMGSRMTGIQVAVMVFGLNSAAYISEIMRGGIMSVDSGQMEAGRAVGLSFGTTMLKIVIPQAVKNILPTMGNELIALIKDTSVVSFVGATDLYVAFSFIGSSNYEFMVPYLVMALIYIVLVLIISFAIKLMERSLRRSDRRN, encoded by the coding sequence ATGGGTAATTTTTCACTCAAGTTTGATAAATTCTGGGAAACCTTCATAAAATACAACGGATACGTTAAGGTTCTTGAAGGTTTGAAAAATACGCTTACAATTGCTGTGCTGGGTCTTATAATCGGCATTGTGATAGGAACGCTTATTGCTACGGCAAGAGTTATTCCCCAATACAAAGTTTTACCAAGAATACTTAATAAAATATGTTCTTTTTATGTAGCGCTTTTCAGAGGCACTCCTATCGTGGTACAGCTTCTTGTATTTTATTATGTCCTGCTTCCTCTGATGGGAAGCCGTATGACAGGTATCCAGGTTGCCGTTATGGTATTCGGTCTTAACAGTGCCGCATACATTTCGGAAATTATGCGTGGCGGCATTATGTCGGTAGACAGCGGACAGATGGAGGCCGGACGTGCTGTTGGCCTTAGCTTTGGAACAACAATGTTAAAAATTGTTATTCCCCAGGCAGTAAAAAATATTTTACCTACAATGGGTAATGAGCTGATTGCCTTAATAAAAGATACTTCGGTAGTAAGCTTCGTAGGTGCGACAGACCTCTATGTTGCTTTCAGCTTTATCGGAAGCAGTAACTATGAATTTATGGTTCCTTATCTTGTTATGGCATTGATTTATATCGTACTGGTTCTTATTATCAGTTTTGCAATCAAACTTATGGAAAGGAGCCTGAGACGAAGTGATAGACGTAATTAA
- a CDS encoding amino acid ABC transporter ATP-binding protein codes for MIDVINLEKSFGNNKVLKGINITIEKGDIMVVIGPSGSGKSTFLRCLNCMEDPTGGQIIFNGVDIADPKVNINIHRRHMGMVFQHFNLFNNKTVIKNIMLAPVYVKKQQLRKDKRHNAITKFTNLFRSKDSKKELIKITTTNSKIVEECKQEAIELLKKIGLEDKADVYPSTLSGGQKQRVAIVRSMAMKPDVILFDEPTSALDPEMVGEVLDLMKQLARDGMTMIVVTHEMGFAREVANKVIFIDNGQILENSSPEEFFTNPKNPRLKEFLAKVL; via the coding sequence GTGATAGACGTAATTAATCTTGAAAAAAGTTTTGGTAATAATAAAGTCCTTAAAGGCATTAATATCACAATAGAAAAAGGTGACATTATGGTTGTCATCGGTCCTTCCGGTTCCGGTAAAAGTACATTCTTAAGATGTCTTAACTGTATGGAGGACCCAACCGGCGGTCAGATTATTTTTAACGGTGTTGATATTGCGGATCCTAAAGTTAATATCAATATTCACAGGCGCCACATGGGAATGGTATTCCAGCATTTCAATCTTTTTAATAATAAGACAGTCATCAAAAACATTATGTTAGCTCCTGTCTATGTTAAAAAGCAGCAATTAAGAAAAGACAAACGCCATAATGCTATTACGAAATTTACCAATCTTTTCAGAAGCAAGGATTCCAAAAAAGAACTTATTAAAATCACAACAACCAATTCAAAGATTGTTGAAGAATGTAAGCAGGAAGCCATTGAATTATTAAAAAAGATCGGGCTTGAAGACAAAGCGGATGTATATCCTTCAACACTGTCGGGCGGTCAGAAGCAGCGTGTTGCGATTGTCCGTTCAATGGCAATGAAGCCTGATGTAATCCTTTTTGACGAGCCTACAAGTGCACTTGATCCCGAAATGGTAGGAGAAGTTCTTGATCTTATGAAACAGCTTGCCAGAGACGGCATGACAATGATTGTTGTAACACACGAAATGGGTTTTGCAAGAGAAGTCGCCAATAAAGTAATTTTTATAGATAACGGACAGATTCTTGAAAATTCTTCTCCTGAAGAATTTTTCACCAATCCTAAGAATCCAAGGCTCAAAGAATTTCTTGCAAAGGTTTTATAA
- a CDS encoding metallophosphoesterase family protein has translation MKIIHCADVHLDSRMLRHLSKEQAKERRNEILNTFGQMVTYAAKNDVAAIIIAGDLFDTSMISVTTRNYVRDLIVNNPKIEFYYLQGNHDIDNFLINLQEIPANLKLFDRKWTGYNVAGSDKVVISGVELSEKNHKDVYDSLSLDINKYNIVVLHGKAMPTKAVDDYESIGLDKLKNKSIDYLALGHYHSYSEEQLDSRGVYCYSGCLEGRGFDECGEHGFVLIDVDEKKMTSSRKLIDIAERNIYSVDIDATGCYTTSDVIQKITKALDDMKISGKSLVRIVIKGEVSLKTEINVDLIEKNFAHSFYVFKVEDKTKTLINYEEFMFDETLKGEFVRNVLKAPDIAEEDKPKIIRYGIQALTGEEI, from the coding sequence ATGAAGATAATACATTGTGCAGATGTTCATTTGGATTCCAGGATGTTAAGACATCTTTCCAAGGAACAGGCGAAAGAACGCAGAAATGAGATACTCAATACTTTCGGACAGATGGTTACATATGCTGCTAAGAATGATGTGGCAGCAATTATCATTGCCGGAGACCTTTTTGACACGAGTATGATATCGGTTACAACCAGAAATTATGTAAGGGATCTGATTGTGAATAATCCCAAGATAGAATTTTATTATCTTCAGGGAAATCACGACATTGATAATTTCCTTATTAATTTGCAGGAGATTCCGGCTAATCTTAAATTATTCGACAGAAAATGGACCGGATACAATGTTGCGGGTTCCGATAAAGTAGTTATAAGCGGTGTTGAACTTTCGGAGAAGAATCATAAGGATGTATATGATTCATTATCACTTGATATTAACAAGTATAATATCGTTGTATTACACGGAAAGGCCATGCCGACTAAAGCAGTTGATGATTATGAGAGCATCGGACTTGATAAGCTTAAGAATAAGTCAATTGATTACCTTGCACTCGGACATTACCACTCATACAGTGAGGAACAGCTTGACAGCAGAGGTGTGTATTGTTATTCAGGATGTCTTGAAGGCAGAGGCTTTGATGAATGTGGTGAACATGGTTTTGTCCTCATTGATGTGGATGAGAAGAAGATGACATCCAGTCGAAAATTAATTGATATAGCTGAGAGAAATATATATTCAGTAGATATAGATGCTACGGGATGTTATACCACAAGTGATGTAATCCAGAAAATTACAAAGGCACTTGATGATATGAAGATTAGCGGCAAGAGCCTTGTGCGTATTGTGATTAAGGGAGAGGTTTCTCTTAAAACAGAGATTAACGTAGACTTAATTGAGAAGAATTTTGCACATTCTTTCTATGTGTTCAAGGTAGAAGATAAGACGAAGACATTAATTAATTATGAAGAATTTATGTTTGACGAGACTCTTAAAGGCGAATTTGTAAGAAATGTCTTAAAAGCTCCGGATATTGCTGAGGAAGATAAGCCAAAGATTATCCGTTATGGTATTCAGGCACTTACAGGAGAGGAGATATAG
- a CDS encoding amylo-alpha-1,6-glucosidase, which produces MSSVDFSAYQDKYNLGKGDFRNFSEGIEKEWLISNGIGGYANATVIGSNSRSFSSLLNVSLNHPADRYTLLANISERILDDTGITNLATYHSISETYEGFRYLSHFSFGSYPEYTYQIGDMIIRKSIGMVYGKDTSVICYSVKNGSSHRKLYITPYFTCKTLGEVADPKALGLHSDEKSGTITITSDVMNMKYFFRASDGEFIDRSTYPISMAEPTHIYLSGVLYDLDVRNGLNACDGFYTPYDICIDINAGEDKFFYFVCSTEDVSCNGFDILKSMDARKKELCDLVPKKDGLLKRLAYSADNFIVERESTKCKTVLAGYPWFMDWGRDTMIAFTGLVLCTHRFEDARSILKSFALYVKNGLLPNVFPNTDTDVPYYNTMDASMWYFNAVYKYLEYDTGASARRFIMEEIYPALVEIIDNYKKGTDFSICMDEDCLISGGSDLDQITWMDVRVGDLVVTPRHGKPVEINALWYNALKVMEELSPDDKKTEYHELASKVKDSFISKFWNSNENCLYDVIGKKADGSDDPDSSIRPNQLVAVILPYTMLSADMEKAIVDKVYKELYTPLGIRTLPYYDERYKSQYIGRLIDRDKAYHMGTSWGYITGFFISAYVKTHGNTQSAKEDAALLLEPMIDHLNDGCLGGVAEIFDGSFPCTSRGCFSQAWSVAELIRCYYENII; this is translated from the coding sequence ATGAGCAGTGTTGATTTTTCAGCATATCAGGACAAATATAACCTTGGCAAAGGTGATTTCAGAAATTTCAGCGAGGGTATTGAAAAAGAATGGTTGATTTCAAATGGCATCGGAGGATACGCAAATGCTACTGTCATAGGCTCTAACTCCAGAAGTTTCAGCAGTCTTTTGAATGTATCCCTTAATCATCCGGCTGACAGATATACTCTCTTAGCCAATATAAGTGAACGTATTTTAGATGATACAGGCATCACAAACCTTGCTACTTACCACAGTATCAGTGAAACTTATGAGGGATTCAGGTATCTTTCCCACTTTAGTTTTGGTTCTTATCCGGAATATACCTATCAGATTGGTGATATGATTATCCGTAAATCCATAGGTATGGTATACGGAAAAGATACTTCTGTAATATGTTATTCCGTCAAAAACGGCAGCAGCCACAGAAAACTGTATATTACACCATATTTTACATGTAAGACATTGGGTGAGGTTGCTGACCCTAAGGCACTCGGTTTACATTCCGATGAAAAATCCGGTACAATTACCATCACAAGTGATGTAATGAATATGAAGTATTTTTTCAGGGCATCTGACGGAGAATTTATAGATCGTTCTACCTACCCTATAAGCATGGCAGAACCTACACACATATATCTTTCAGGTGTATTATATGACCTTGATGTAAGAAACGGTCTTAATGCTTGTGACGGTTTCTATACGCCTTACGATATATGTATAGATATTAATGCCGGAGAGGACAAATTCTTCTATTTTGTATGTAGTACGGAAGATGTATCCTGCAATGGTTTTGATATTCTTAAATCAATGGATGCAAGAAAAAAAGAATTATGTGACCTGGTTCCTAAAAAAGATGGTCTTTTAAAGCGTCTGGCATACAGTGCCGATAATTTTATTGTTGAAAGGGAATCCACAAAATGTAAAACCGTTCTCGCCGGATATCCATGGTTCATGGACTGGGGACGTGATACAATGATTGCTTTTACGGGACTTGTACTTTGTACCCACAGATTTGAAGATGCCAGAAGCATTTTAAAATCCTTTGCATTATATGTTAAAAACGGACTTCTTCCTAATGTTTTTCCTAATACGGATACTGACGTTCCTTATTACAATACAATGGACGCTTCGATGTGGTATTTTAATGCCGTATACAAGTATCTTGAGTACGACACCGGTGCCAGCGCCCGCCGGTTCATTATGGAAGAAATATATCCGGCTCTTGTAGAGATTATTGACAATTACAAAAAAGGAACTGATTTTTCTATATGTATGGACGAAGACTGTCTCATAAGCGGAGGAAGTGATTTAGACCAGATTACATGGATGGATGTCCGTGTAGGTGATCTTGTTGTTACGCCAAGGCACGGCAAGCCTGTAGAAATCAATGCTTTATGGTACAATGCCTTAAAGGTTATGGAGGAATTAAGTCCCGATGACAAGAAAACAGAATATCATGAGCTGGCTTCCAAAGTTAAAGATAGCTTTATAAGTAAATTCTGGAACAGCAATGAGAATTGTCTCTATGACGTTATAGGTAAAAAAGCTGACGGCAGCGATGACCCTGATTCTTCAATCCGTCCTAACCAGCTTGTTGCCGTAATACTTCCCTATACGATGCTTTCAGCGGATATGGAAAAGGCCATAGTTGATAAAGTATATAAAGAATTATACACTCCTTTGGGCATAAGGACTCTTCCTTACTATGACGAACGTTATAAATCACAATACATCGGCAGACTTATAGACAGGGACAAAGCATATCATATGGGAACTTCATGGGGATATATAACAGGATTTTTCATATCTGCTTATGTTAAGACACATGGCAATACCCAGTCTGCAAAAGAAGATGCAGCTCTTTTGCTTGAACCGATGATAGATCACCTGAACGATGGCTGTTTAGGCGGCGTAGCAGAAATATTTGACGGAAGTTTTCCTTGCACTTCAAGAGGCTGTTTCTCACAGGCATGGAGTGTTGCAGAACTTATACGTTGTTACTATGAAAATATTATTTAA
- a CDS encoding AAA family ATPase: MKLIRCEIQNFGKIRKGTYEFKDGCNAFCERNGWGKSTLAAFIKIMLYGFENERTRSEFENERRRFRPWQGGVYGGKLVFESNGETYEIERIFGSREKDDKFCVRNLRTNLEDTSFLPNVGEALFKIDRESFDRTVFISQSDCATSSTDSINAKLGNLVENTNDINNYDSANQAMIDVINKLSPDKKNGSLNVLSNSIAELRNTLIHKKEIDEAISDNVKTMKEKEEYFENLKDRQKELQESQETTSHLMEIKTKQEKYQGLVHEAQIRREALDKEQKNFPGAIPEETEIDEIIEVGSKLTGLNQSVANYTLTPEEQNELESWDSKFKDTPPAPEEVDAVIKETANYFRMSQEYSKTQQPVVDDSKIKEYEARFSGNIPREVELDSRLETWNKRNARANAIPAKEASLDALRNAPSKVSITPTIFIGGLLAFAGFILFLLPMVSKSIAGSAKVTMNAGGILAFVVGVILVIVGIVNVKSNTSHVNPEVDKLLDEIKKDKDYVEAIDGQMQLFLTKYKLPFDTERVTEYIFGLKNMLKEYEELVDKKDEVVHDDAIEKLQESSNKIEAFITKYYGASQGDNYLELIHDLQYGSETYRYLFAKKQALAQFETERDEVLKVIQDFFDRLNIKMQSDLYTQLVNMKSHLQAYRICLQEWEHADAEVKKFEAAEDMNVIKNTQLPEKLESLETLHTQLVEIAEQIDETHKFLDEITKVVSDLYLKKEEFDDAEDSLKDLSEKYEADNKKYDLVSKARDFLETARTNIIGKYIGPIKAGFSKYYNILTHESADRYHIDANTHLTVEEEGMQREVHFFSSGYQDMIGICMRMSLVAAMYKEEKPFIIFDDPFINLDMDKTEGALQFLEEVSKEYQVIYFTCNDSRIRK, from the coding sequence ATGAAACTTATTCGTTGTGAAATTCAGAACTTTGGTAAAATTAGAAAAGGAACATATGAATTCAAGGATGGATGCAACGCATTCTGTGAGCGTAACGGCTGGGGTAAGTCAACACTGGCAGCATTCATCAAGATTATGCTGTATGGTTTTGAAAATGAACGTACACGTAGCGAATTCGAGAACGAAAGAAGAAGATTCAGACCTTGGCAGGGCGGTGTTTACGGAGGCAAGCTTGTATTTGAATCCAATGGAGAGACCTACGAGATTGAAAGAATTTTCGGAAGCAGGGAAAAAGATGATAAGTTCTGTGTAAGGAATTTAAGAACTAATCTTGAAGATACATCATTCCTTCCTAATGTAGGAGAAGCACTCTTTAAGATAGACAGGGAATCTTTTGACAGAACTGTATTTATATCCCAGAGTGATTGTGCAACAAGCTCAACAGACAGTATTAATGCAAAGTTAGGTAACCTTGTTGAAAATACTAACGATATTAATAATTATGATTCGGCTAATCAGGCAATGATCGACGTAATAAATAAATTAAGTCCTGATAAGAAGAATGGTTCTCTTAATGTCCTTTCCAACAGCATTGCGGAACTCAGGAATACACTTATACATAAGAAAGAGATTGATGAAGCAATCAGTGACAATGTTAAGACAATGAAGGAAAAGGAAGAGTACTTTGAAAATCTTAAAGACCGTCAGAAAGAATTGCAGGAATCACAGGAGACCACGAGCCACTTAATGGAGATCAAGACCAAGCAGGAAAAATACCAGGGTCTTGTTCATGAAGCACAGATACGAAGAGAAGCGCTTGATAAAGAACAGAAGAATTTTCCGGGTGCAATTCCTGAAGAGACAGAAATTGATGAGATAATTGAGGTTGGCTCAAAGCTTACCGGACTTAACCAGTCAGTTGCCAATTATACATTGACACCTGAGGAACAGAATGAACTTGAATCATGGGATTCTAAATTTAAAGATACACCACCTGCTCCTGAGGAAGTAGATGCCGTAATTAAAGAGACAGCTAACTATTTCAGAATGTCCCAGGAATACAGTAAGACACAGCAGCCGGTTGTGGATGATTCCAAGATCAAAGAATATGAAGCGAGATTCAGCGGAAATATTCCAAGGGAAGTAGAACTGGATTCAAGGCTTGAGACATGGAATAAGAGAAATGCCAGAGCCAATGCAATTCCTGCCAAGGAAGCATCTCTTGACGCATTAAGAAATGCACCTAGTAAAGTATCGATAACACCTACAATATTCATTGGTGGGTTACTTGCCTTTGCAGGATTTATCCTTTTCCTTCTTCCAATGGTCAGCAAGTCAATAGCAGGAAGTGCCAAAGTAACAATGAATGCCGGTGGTATTCTTGCATTTGTTGTAGGCGTAATTTTAGTAATAGTTGGTATTGTAAATGTAAAGAGCAATACTTCACATGTTAATCCGGAAGTTGATAAGCTTCTTGATGAAATCAAAAAGGATAAAGATTACGTTGAGGCAATTGACGGACAGATGCAGTTATTCCTTACCAAATATAAGCTGCCTTTTGATACTGAGAGAGTTACAGAATACATATTCGGACTTAAGAATATGCTTAAGGAATATGAAGAACTTGTTGATAAGAAGGATGAAGTTGTACATGATGATGCAATAGAGAAACTTCAGGAATCAAGCAATAAGATTGAAGCGTTTATTACGAAGTATTATGGAGCTTCACAGGGAGATAATTACCTTGAACTTATTCATGATCTCCAGTATGGTTCAGAGACTTACAGATATCTGTTTGCCAAGAAACAGGCATTAGCACAGTTTGAGACCGAAAGAGACGAAGTTCTTAAGGTTATTCAGGATTTCTTTGACAGACTTAATATTAAGATGCAGAGCGATCTTTATACACAGCTTGTTAATATGAAGAGCCACCTTCAGGCGTACAGAATATGTTTACAGGAATGGGAACATGCTGATGCAGAAGTTAAGAAGTTTGAAGCAGCTGAAGATATGAATGTAATTAAGAATACACAGCTTCCTGAAAAACTTGAATCACTTGAAACATTACATACACAGCTCGTTGAGATTGCAGAACAGATAGATGAGACACATAAATTCCTGGATGAGATTACTAAGGTTGTTAGTGATTTATATCTTAAGAAAGAAGAATTTGATGATGCTGAAGACAGCCTTAAAGATTTAAGTGAAAAATATGAAGCAGACAACAAGAAATACGACCTTGTCAGCAAGGCAAGAGATTTCCTTGAAACTGCAAGAACTAATATCATCGGTAAATATATCGGACCTATTAAGGCAGGATTTTCAAAGTATTATAATATTCTTACACATGAATCTGCAGATCGTTATCATATTGATGCCAATACACATCTTACGGTTGAAGAAGAAGGAATGCAGAGAGAAGTACATTTCTTCAGTAGCGGATATCAGGATATGATTGGTATATGTATGAGAATGTCACTTGTAGCGGCAATGTACAAAGAAGAGAAGCCATTTATCATTTTTGATGACCCATTCATCAACCTTGATATGGATAAGACAGAGGGTGCATTACAGTTCCTTGAAGAAGTATCTAAAGAATATCAGGTAATCTACTTTACATGTAATGACAGCCGTATCAGAAAATAA
- a CDS encoding transporter substrate-binding domain-containing protein: MKLKKLIAVGLSAVLALSVFTACGKSGNSSAKKTAKVIDINLTEEEYAFGVGKDQPELLDQVNAFIKEIKENGELDKICNKYFGDGEPVAVKSAELDESKDQLVVATNAAFEPFEYTKGDSYAGIDMEIAKALADKLGKELVIQNMSFDAVCLSVGQHKCDLAIAGLTIKEDRKEYVAFSDPYYQASQRLVVASDNTEFDNCKTVKDVEAILNTKDSSSSVGFQNGTTGQFYCEGDESFGFAGFKMKNTGYANGSLAVQDLINGGLKYVIIDAAPAQFITESINKMQ, encoded by the coding sequence ATGAAATTAAAAAAATTAATAGCAGTTGGTCTTTCTGCCGTACTTGCTCTCTCAGTATTTACAGCATGTGGAAAGTCCGGAAATTCATCAGCTAAAAAAACAGCCAAGGTTATAGATATTAACCTTACGGAAGAAGAATATGCTTTTGGTGTTGGTAAGGACCAGCCGGAACTTCTTGACCAGGTTAATGCTTTCATTAAGGAAATTAAGGAAAACGGCGAACTGGACAAGATCTGCAACAAATACTTCGGTGACGGAGAACCTGTAGCGGTTAAGTCTGCTGAATTGGATGAAAGCAAGGACCAGCTTGTTGTAGCCACTAACGCAGCATTTGAACCTTTCGAATATACAAAGGGTGACAGCTATGCAGGAATTGATATGGAAATTGCAAAGGCTCTTGCAGATAAGTTAGGCAAAGAGCTTGTTATCCAGAATATGAGCTTTGATGCCGTATGTTTATCTGTAGGTCAGCACAAATGTGACCTTGCAATCGCAGGCCTTACAATCAAAGAGGACCGTAAAGAATATGTAGCATTCTCTGATCCATATTATCAGGCATCACAGAGACTTGTTGTTGCATCTGACAATACTGAATTTGATAACTGTAAAACAGTAAAAGACGTAGAAGCAATCCTTAATACAAAAGATTCTTCCTCATCAGTAGGTTTCCAGAACGGAACTACAGGCCAGTTCTACTGTGAAGGTGATGAAAGCTTCGGATTTGCCGGTTTCAAAATGAAGAACACAGGATATGCTAATGGTTCTTTAGCAGTACAGGATCTTATCAACGGCGGATTAAAGTATGTAATCATTGATGCTGCTCCTGCCCAGTTCATTACTGAATCAATCAACAAAATGCAGTAA